One window from the genome of Gouania willdenowi unplaced genomic scaffold, fGouWil2.1 scaffold_430_arrow_ctg1, whole genome shotgun sequence encodes:
- the adamtsl5 gene encoding ADAMTS-like protein 5: protein MVLSTDRNPGIEYEYYLPPDQYALHHGGRSPLRQPQHATRFLPWDQQHTGTSSTSTRPALSTARPPWFYRYLNPPPQPHHQPILPRLQREENHRNLLPQPSAGGHCGKCQKVKGRRERQRQYCQKDFVFRAKVVRKLYRGEETRYDVQIIHTYRNRFRLEHREFLWVPNVCDCPQLDVGRQYILMARRHINHERTLNRILLEEDSYATMFRAREDELLRPLRKVCNNTHYTGGTHTAVP, encoded by the exons GTTCTGTCCACAGACAGGAACCCAGGTATTGAGTATGAGTACTATCTTCCTCCCGATCAGTACGCGCTGCACCATGGTGGGAGGAGTCCACTACGTCAGCCTCAGCACGCCACGCGCTTCCTGCCATGGGACCAGCAACACACTGGGACCAGTAGCACCAGTACCAGGCCCGCCCTGAGCACCGCCCGTCCACCGTGGT tctaCAGGTATCTGAACCCTCCTCCTCAACCTCACCATCAGCCCATTCTTCCTCGACTGCAGCGAGAGGAAAACCACAGGAACCTCCTCCCTCAGCCCTCAGCAGGag GTCACTGTGGGAAATGTCAGAAGGTCAAAGGTCGTAGAGAACGTCAGCGTCAGTACTGTCAGAAGGACTTTG TTTTCAGAGCTAAAGTTGTGAGGAAGCTGTACCGCGGTGAGGAAACTCGCTACGACGTCCAGATCATCCACACATACAGGAACCGCTTCCGCCTGGAGCACCGTGAGTTCCTGTGGGTCCCAAACGTGTGCGACTGCCCCCAGCTGGACGTGGGCCGTCAGTACATCCTGATGGCACGGCGCCACATCAACCACGAGCGCACGCTAAACCGCATACTGTTGGAAGAGGACAGCTACGCTACGATGTTCAGAGCCAGAGAGGACGAGCTGCTGAGGCCGCTACGCAAAGTGTGTAACAACACACACTACACTGGTGGTACGCACACAGCTGTGCCCTGA